A window of the Vibrio ostreae genome harbors these coding sequences:
- the sppA gene encoding signal peptide peptidase SppA, protein MKQTFRFIGLIFKGIWKLITFVRLALTNLLFLLSLAVIYFIYIHADSPAPTVRQASALVLNLSGPVVEQSTYINPLDSFAGSVLGDDLPKENVLFDIVDTLRQAKDDSHISGLVLALRDLPETNLTKLRYIAKAINEFKASGKPVYAVGDMYNQSQYYLASYADKVFLAPDGAVMLRGYSAYNMYYKTLLENLDVNTHVFRVGTYKSAIEPFIRDDMSDAARESASRWLSQLWGAYVDDVATNRQIDAKTLTPSMDEFLALLKQSSGNLADLSLKAGLVDELATRQQVRAQLVDAFGSDGEDSYNAVSYYEYRSSVKPKFDMNADDIAVVVASGTIMDGDQPRGTVGGDTLASLLREARIDDKVKAVVLRVDSPGGSAFASEVIRNEIDAIKAAGKPVVISMSSLAASGGYWISMGGDQIVAQPTTLTGSIGIFSVITTFEKGLNKLGIYTDGVGTSPFSGVGITTGLNDGIKQALQMGIENGYQRFISLVAENRDMSVDAVDKVAQGRVWTAQDAQKYGLVDKLGDFDDAVKLAAQLANLDNYNLYWVEEPLSPAQQFVQDLFAQVRTSLGMDFATMLPEALQPAAKQLTADASLMSSFNDPKGYYAFCLPCQVQ, encoded by the coding sequence ATGAAACAAACATTTCGATTTATAGGCCTGATTTTCAAAGGTATTTGGAAATTAATCACCTTTGTCAGACTGGCTCTGACCAATCTGCTTTTTCTCCTCAGCCTGGCAGTTATCTATTTCATTTACATTCATGCTGATTCACCAGCGCCGACCGTCAGACAAGCCTCGGCTTTGGTTCTGAACCTGTCCGGCCCCGTCGTTGAGCAGAGTACTTACATCAATCCACTCGACTCGTTTGCCGGTTCTGTGCTGGGTGATGATCTGCCGAAAGAGAACGTCTTGTTTGACATCGTCGATACCCTGCGTCAGGCCAAAGATGACAGTCACATCAGCGGGCTGGTACTGGCGCTGCGCGACCTGCCGGAAACCAATCTGACCAAGTTGCGTTATATCGCCAAAGCGATCAACGAATTCAAAGCATCCGGTAAGCCGGTGTACGCGGTTGGCGATATGTACAACCAGAGCCAGTACTACCTGGCGAGCTATGCCGACAAAGTGTTCCTGGCTCCCGACGGCGCCGTGATGCTGCGTGGCTACAGCGCCTACAACATGTACTACAAGACTCTGCTGGAAAATCTCGACGTTAACACTCACGTTTTCCGTGTCGGCACCTATAAATCCGCTATCGAGCCTTTTATTCGTGACGACATGTCCGATGCCGCGCGAGAATCGGCGTCACGCTGGCTAAGCCAGTTGTGGGGAGCCTATGTGGACGATGTGGCGACCAATCGCCAGATTGATGCGAAGACCCTGACCCCGAGCATGGATGAATTTCTGGCGCTGCTAAAACAGTCCTCCGGTAATCTGGCCGATCTGTCACTAAAAGCCGGCCTGGTCGACGAACTGGCCACGCGCCAGCAAGTGCGCGCACAACTGGTCGATGCCTTCGGCAGTGACGGTGAAGACAGCTACAATGCGGTCAGCTACTACGAGTACCGTTCATCAGTCAAACCTAAATTTGACATGAATGCGGACGATATCGCAGTGGTCGTGGCCAGCGGCACTATTATGGATGGTGATCAGCCACGCGGCACAGTCGGCGGCGATACTCTGGCCTCACTACTGCGAGAAGCGCGTATCGATGACAAAGTGAAAGCAGTCGTGCTGCGTGTCGACAGCCCGGGCGGCAGTGCATTTGCTTCGGAAGTGATTCGTAACGAAATCGATGCCATTAAAGCAGCCGGCAAGCCTGTGGTCATTTCGATGTCGAGCCTGGCCGCTTCCGGCGGTTACTGGATCTCTATGGGCGGTGACCAGATTGTGGCTCAGCCAACCACACTCACCGGTTCAATTGGTATTTTCAGTGTCATCACGACCTTTGAGAAAGGGCTCAACAAGCTTGGCATCTACACGGATGGTGTGGGCACCTCGCCGTTCTCCGGCGTCGGCATCACGACGGGTCTCAATGACGGCATTAAACAAGCACTGCAAATGGGCATTGAAAACGGCTACCAACGCTTTATTTCTCTGGTGGCAGAGAACCGTGACATGTCAGTGGATGCTGTTGATAAAGTTGCTCAGGGCCGGGTTTGGACTGCTCAGGACGCACAAAAATATGGCCTGGTCGATAAACTGGGTGATTTTGATGACGCAGTAAAACTGGCAGCGCAACTGGCTAATCTCGACAACTACAACCTGTATTGGGTCGAAGAACCGCTCAGCCCGGCGCAGCAGTTTGTGCAGGACCTGTTTGCTCAGGTGCGGACCAGCCTGGGAATGGATTTCGCCACTATGTTACCAGAAGCGCTGCAACCGGCAGCGAAGCAGCTAACTGCCGATGCCAGTCTGATGAGCAGTTTCAATGACCCGAAAGGTTATTACGCGTTCTGCCTACCCTGCCAGGTACAGTAG
- the ansA gene encoding asparaginase, which translates to MTRKHIYIAYTGGTIGMKKSDHGYVPVAGFMEKQLAAMPEFHRPEMPEFTVHEYDPLIDSSDMTPQDWQKIADDIRENYEKYDGFVILHGTDTMAYTASALSFMLENLGKPVIVTGSQIPLAELRSDGQANLLNALHIAANYPINEVTLFFNNQLMRGNRSTKSHADGFNAFTSPNLPPLLEAGINIQVSNNVKLDVKPEGAFRVQNITPQPVGVITMYPGISHEVIRNTLLQPVNAMILLTFGVGNAPQNKELLAQLHDASERGVIVVNLTQCLAGKVNMGGYATGCALADAGVISGFDMTPEAALAKLHYLLSQNLSYEEVKNQMQQVLRGEMSL; encoded by the coding sequence ATGACAAGAAAACATATCTATATCGCTTACACCGGCGGTACAATCGGTATGAAGAAATCCGACCATGGCTACGTTCCTGTTGCTGGTTTTATGGAAAAGCAGCTGGCTGCCATGCCGGAATTCCATCGTCCGGAAATGCCGGAATTCACCGTGCATGAATACGATCCGCTGATCGACTCGTCAGATATGACCCCGCAGGACTGGCAGAAAATTGCCGATGACATCCGTGAAAACTACGAAAAATATGATGGCTTCGTGATCCTGCATGGTACTGACACCATGGCCTATACCGCCTCGGCACTGTCATTTATGCTGGAAAATCTGGGTAAACCTGTCATCGTCACAGGCTCACAAATCCCGCTGGCAGAACTACGCTCAGACGGTCAGGCCAACCTGCTCAATGCACTGCACATCGCGGCCAACTACCCGATCAACGAAGTGACCCTGTTTTTCAACAACCAGTTGATGCGCGGTAACCGCAGTACCAAATCCCATGCTGACGGTTTCAACGCCTTCACATCACCGAACCTGCCGCCTCTGCTGGAAGCCGGTATCAATATTCAGGTCAGCAACAACGTCAAACTGGACGTCAAACCTGAAGGTGCATTCCGCGTGCAGAACATTACGCCACAGCCAGTCGGTGTGATTACCATGTACCCGGGTATCTCCCATGAAGTGATTCGTAACACTCTGCTGCAGCCGGTTAATGCGATGATCCTGCTGACCTTTGGTGTCGGTAACGCACCGCAGAACAAAGAACTGCTGGCTCAGTTGCATGATGCGTCTGAACGCGGCGTGATCGTGGTGAACCTGACTCAGTGTCTGGCCGGTAAAGTCAATATGGGCGGCTACGCCACCGGTTGTGCTCTGGCCGATGCGGGAGTCATCAGCGGTTTTGATATGACGCCGGAAGCGGCGCTGGCGAAACTGCACTACCTGCTCAGCCAGAATCTTTCTTACGAGGAAGTGAAAAACCAGATGCAGCAGGTGCTGCGCGGTGAGATGAGCTTGTAA
- a CDS encoding YeaC family protein, giving the protein MDANQLIDAITPEAYERLVFAVETGKWPEGTLLSPEQRDYCMQAVMLYQSKHNKDADHMSISAGGEMMFKSKAELKKRFQQGQEDIVRVNPNQE; this is encoded by the coding sequence ATGGATGCTAATCAATTAATCGATGCCATCACTCCCGAAGCGTATGAACGCCTGGTATTCGCCGTGGAAACGGGTAAGTGGCCTGAGGGTACACTACTTTCTCCGGAGCAGCGAGATTACTGTATGCAAGCTGTGATGTTGTATCAATCTAAGCACAATAAAGATGCGGATCACATGAGTATCAGTGCCGGTGGCGAGATGATGTTTAAGTCAAAGGCAGAGTTGAAAAAGCGTTTTCAACAGGGGCAGGAAGATATCGTTCGGGTTAATCCCAACCAAGAGTAG
- a CDS encoding DUF2989 domain-containing protein, whose protein sequence is MNNVKTLVILSLPLILSGCFENRNNTDKLCADNPGLRCELLNIDDGQCRVPRTDLIWQRFEVLKKPSVDNKIHEYQLVSEYRKCLELAAQILPIDQTELKQKRFSALMHSGDEQQRLVDELHQMRTPQSLYFLWSQIGDNQARREFLQMEGKPELDTAEMQYALATFYTSRDREKTIQLLNRALELSQGQAVNTEIFKSLASTYQVLNDKEHAYVWAMVGKEYGVPLASKAELDLLYGFDDEKFERLENVAAEVVSAIKAGQFSSHMVPNSLE, encoded by the coding sequence ATGAACAACGTCAAAACTCTAGTTATCTTGTCTTTGCCCCTGATCCTGAGCGGTTGTTTTGAAAACCGCAACAACACCGACAAACTGTGTGCGGACAATCCGGGGCTGCGCTGCGAACTGCTTAATATCGATGACGGCCAGTGCCGTGTCCCGCGCACGGATCTGATTTGGCAGCGTTTTGAAGTACTGAAAAAACCCAGCGTCGACAATAAAATTCACGAGTACCAGCTGGTCAGTGAATACCGTAAATGCCTCGAACTGGCCGCGCAGATTCTGCCTATCGACCAAACCGAACTGAAACAAAAACGCTTTTCCGCCCTGATGCACAGTGGCGATGAACAACAACGTCTGGTGGATGAACTGCACCAGATGCGTACTCCGCAATCCCTCTATTTTCTCTGGAGCCAGATCGGCGATAATCAGGCGCGACGCGAGTTTTTGCAGATGGAAGGTAAGCCTGAACTGGATACCGCAGAAATGCAGTACGCTCTAGCCACCTTCTACACCAGCCGGGATCGCGAGAAAACTATCCAACTACTTAACCGCGCTCTGGAACTCAGCCAGGGACAAGCAGTGAATACCGAGATCTTTAAATCTTTGGCCAGTACCTATCAGGTACTGAACGACAAAGAGCACGCTTATGTGTGGGCCATGGTGGGTAAAGAGTATGGCGTCCCTCTGGCTTCGAAAGCAGAGCTGGACTTGTTGTATGGATTTGATGACGAGAAGTTTGAACGGCTGGAGAATGTCGCGGCTGAAGTTGTCAGTGCAATTAAAGCCGGCCAGTTCTCCAGCCATATGGTTCCTAATTCATTAGAATAA
- the msrB gene encoding peptide-methionine (R)-S-oxide reductase MsrB, producing MNPTVETVEKPDEYWRERLNEEQYYVCRMQGTEPPFSGKLLHNKDTGLYNCTCCEAALFHSENKYDSGCGWPSFDAPAHDGAIRYLDDNSHGMSRTEIRCAACDSHLGHVFPDGPKTTGERYCVNSVSLIFNKSN from the coding sequence GTGAATCCAACAGTTGAAACCGTCGAGAAGCCTGATGAATACTGGCGTGAGCGCCTGAACGAGGAGCAGTATTACGTATGTCGAATGCAGGGAACCGAGCCGCCATTCAGCGGTAAGTTACTGCACAATAAGGACACCGGTCTGTATAACTGTACCTGCTGTGAAGCCGCACTGTTTCACTCAGAGAACAAATACGATTCTGGCTGTGGCTGGCCGAGTTTTGATGCGCCTGCGCATGACGGTGCTATCCGATATTTAGATGATAATAGTCACGGAATGAGCAGAACTGAGATTCGTTGTGCAGCCTGTGACAGCCATTTGGGGCATGTTTTCCCCGATGGACCGAAGACGACCGGGGAGCGTTACTGTGTTAACTCAGTGTCGTTAATTTTCAACAAAAGTAACTAA
- the gap gene encoding type I glyceraldehyde-3-phosphate dehydrogenase — protein MTIKVGINGFGRIGRFVFRAAQERNDIEVVGINDLIDVDYMAYMLKYDSTHGRFNGTVEVEGGNLIVNGKTVRVTAERNPEDLKWDEIGVDVVAEATGLFLTDETARKHITAGAKKVVLTGPSKDATPMFVNGVNFDTYAGQDIVSNASCTTNCLAPIAKVLNDKFGIESGLMTTVHATTATQKTVDGPSAKDWRGGRGASQNIIPSSTGAAKAVGVVLPEVNGKLTGMAFRVPTANVSVVDLTVNLVNGASYEDICKAMKEASEGELKGVLGYTEDQVVSQDFIGETCTSVFDAKAGIALTDKFVKVVSWYDNEIGYSNKVLDLIAHISK, from the coding sequence ATGACTATCAAAGTAGGTATTAACGGTTTTGGCCGTATTGGCCGTTTCGTTTTCCGTGCAGCACAAGAACGTAATGACATCGAAGTGGTAGGTATCAACGACCTGATCGACGTAGATTACATGGCATACATGCTGAAGTACGACTCAACTCACGGCCGTTTCAACGGTACTGTTGAAGTTGAAGGTGGTAACCTGATCGTAAACGGCAAAACTGTACGTGTAACTGCAGAACGCAACCCAGAAGACCTTAAGTGGGACGAAATCGGTGTTGACGTTGTTGCTGAAGCAACGGGTCTTTTCCTGACTGACGAGACTGCACGTAAGCACATCACTGCTGGTGCGAAGAAAGTTGTTCTGACTGGCCCTTCTAAAGACGCAACTCCAATGTTCGTTAACGGCGTAAACTTCGACACTTACGCGGGTCAAGACATCGTTTCTAACGCTTCTTGTACTACTAACTGTCTTGCACCTATCGCTAAAGTACTGAACGACAAGTTCGGTATCGAATCAGGTCTGATGACTACTGTTCACGCAACTACTGCAACTCAGAAAACTGTTGACGGTCCTTCTGCGAAAGACTGGCGCGGTGGTCGTGGTGCTTCTCAGAACATCATCCCATCTTCAACTGGCGCGGCTAAAGCAGTAGGCGTTGTACTTCCAGAAGTAAACGGCAAACTGACTGGTATGGCTTTCCGCGTACCAACTGCTAACGTTTCTGTAGTTGACCTGACTGTTAACCTGGTTAACGGTGCTTCTTACGAAGACATCTGTAAAGCGATGAAAGAAGCTTCTGAAGGCGAACTGAAAGGCGTTCTTGGTTACACTGAAGACCAAGTTGTTTCTCAAGACTTCATCGGCGAAACTTGCACTTCAGTATTCGATGCTAAAGCTGGTATCGCACTGACTGATAAATTCGTTAAAGTTGTATCTTGGTACGACAACGAAATCGGTTACTCAAACAAAGTTCTTGACCTGATCGCTCACATCTCTAAGTAA